The Chitinophaga caeni genome segment CGTAAAACGTATTTCGTTTCGGTGTTGGAAAGAAAATACGTGTGATTCATTCCTGTTCTGAATAAAGTACAATTGTATTTATCGTCTAGGCCATATCTTTCTTTCACAAATTCTCCTAATTCTTTGGCAGAAAGAGTAGAGGCTATAACGGGGAATGTTGTCATTGTTTTAGTCGCTAAATTTATGGTTTCGTTGACGAAGGCGTTTTTTCAAGTACATACGAACCTCGGATCTTTCTGAATTTGAATGCTAATTCAAGTTTTAAATCTTCGTATTCCTTTGCTCGTTTATTATTGGAATTTAGATAATCCCGAAAGTCAATTTGCCCAATTTATAAAGCCCTGCC includes the following:
- a CDS encoding GrpB family protein, with protein sequence MGQIDFRDYLNSNNKRAKEYEDLKLELAFKFRKIRGSYVLEKTPSSTKP